Proteins found in one Syngnathus acus chromosome 9, fSynAcu1.2, whole genome shotgun sequence genomic segment:
- the ankrd34bb gene encoding ankyrin repeat domain 34Bb, translated as MDKSTKVRTDGNSLLKAVYQSRLRLTRLLLERGAYINESNENGETPLMVACKTRHSDTQSVPRHKMVQYLLENGADPNIQDKSGKTALMHGCLGQDGTEVLSLLLSSGADPTLEDHSGFSALVYAVNLGNRAILKILLDACKAKGKEVIIITTNKLPSGQTTKQYLNVSPPPDLEEHSYFSPTSSSPFDIQRRVPPHSSSASASPQPGSPLLGLRNTKCPDLWVSVSTSQADSPIQHPSPLSAPNVDKQLNPLRLHSQQWVKNPPQLLQKGQTSLLAEKQPEEVLCFRGLNFHSQPAAVSRHHSMDMKEGLLKALDNISGNDNKGRCWRGFTRKMSYDSAASTKHSTSHPNLHQENNLPFPSESSPADGATSDSLQQLNISSLQNVIHRRNIGVDHYSSDSQLLQFGSKDKSSNCLTKGPDRSKLTNGRSSTLLGSRESLDSSVQRQGAFGLERRGSGALLQDHISSTRPGYLPPLNLHAPIPDIGVNCNTLRPMTATSKTLNIALKGSKPILPCAPIYPQVMKTSKMLWRRHSMQSEQIKQLSNFEEKLDH; from the exons TCGGCTGCTTCTGGAGAGAGGGGCCTACATTAACGAGAGCAACGAAAATGGCGAGACACCACTAATGGTGGCTTGCAAGACACGTCATTCAGATACCCAAAGTGTACCCAGGCACAAAATGGTCCA GTATCTCCTGGAAAATGGTGCCGATCCCAACATTCAAGACAAGAGTGGGAAAACTGCCTTGATGCATGGGTGCCTTGGGCAGGATGGAACTGAAGTTTTGTCCCTCCTGCTGAGCAGTGGTGCCGATCCAACTCTGGAGGACCACTCTGGATTCTCAGCACTGGTTTACGCCGTTAATTTAGGTAACAGGGCCATCCTCAAAATCCTTCTGGATGCTTGTAAAGCTAAGGGAAAGgaggtcatcatcatcaccaccaaCAAGCTTCCATCTGGCCAGACAACAAAGCAGTACCTAAATGTCTCTCCACCCCCTGACCTCGAGGAGCATTCATATTTTTCACCAACCTCCTCATCTCCATTTGACATCCAACGACGAGTTCCTCCACACAGTTCCTCAGCAAGTGCTTCTCCTCAGCCTGGGAGTCCCCTTCTTGGCCTCAGAAATACCAAGTGTCCTGATTTATGGGTTAGCGTCAGCACCTCTCAAGCAGATTCTCCAATTCAACATCCTAGTCCATTAAGTGCTCCTAATGTTGACAAGCAGCTCAATCCTCTGAGATTACACTCGCAGCAATGGGTCAAAAACCCACCCCAACTTCTTCAGAAGGGGCAGACCTCGTTGCTGGCAGAAAAGCAACCGGAGGAGGTCTTGTGTTTCAGGGGCCTTAACTTCCATAGTCAGCCAGCAGCTGTTTCACGCCACCATAGCATGGACATGAAAGAGGGACTACTGAAAGCACTGGACAACATATCAGGGAATGACAACAAAGGGCGATGTTGGAGAGGCTTTACTCGAAAGATGTCATATGACAGTGCTGCAAGCACAAAGCATTCCACTTCGCACCCTAACTTGCATCAAGAAAACAATCTGCCATTTCCCAGTGAATCCAGTCCTGCCGATGGAGCTACATCAGATAGTCTTCAACAGTTAAATATTTCCAGTCTTCAAAACGTTATTCATCGACGTAACATTGGTGTTGACCATTACAGTTCAGATTCTCAGTTACTGCAGTTTGGCAGCAAAGACAAAAGCTCAAACTGCCTGACTAAGGGACCGGACAGGTCCAAGCTGACAAACGGTAGGTCCTCCACTCTGTTAGGCTCCAGAGAGTCTCTGGATAGCTCTGTCCAGAGACAAGGTGCCTTTGGACTCGAACGAAGAGGCTCAGGGGCCCTCCTCCAAGATCACATCTCCTCCACTCGGCCAGGATATCTCCCCCCTCTGAACCTGCATGCTCCCATTCCAGATATTGGCGTCAACTGTAACACTCTGCGCCCAATGACTGCAACTAGCAAAACACTCAATATTGCTTTAAAAGGATCAAAGCCCATTTTGCCCTGTGCGCCTATTTATCCACAGGTCATGAAAACAAGTAAAATGCTTTGGAGGCGCCACTCCATGCAGAGTGAGCAGATTAAGCAGCTGTCCAACTTTGAAGAAAAGTTAGACCACTAG